Proteins from a genomic interval of Ramlibacter algicola:
- a CDS encoding right-handed parallel beta-helix repeat-containing protein: protein MQRIPTPTRHLALPALLAAVLAGCGGGGGGDAGVAGAAASGATPDALAPSVTSAAPLPSAPAPATAPAPAPAAAGISLADYGGVCDGRTDNSAAISRGIADTKAKGVALLIPSGQCNFGTVIKLDSARIAGNGPSSVLFATNYQQASIFMSGTGPSVTSVKLTGAAAPGRQSAWESTKITIMGASDFLIDSVTIDGAPAASIQTAKNATRGTISNNHITNSLADSIHMTDGANAMTVTGNVIENSGDDGIAVVSYGYDANYVNNVTARNNIVRGNRWGRNMSIVGGKNVVYENNLLENNPQYACMYVAQEAGYDSKGVDTVTLQRNTMNNCGSTTTSHGGVLVYSDGGAAVNNVVILANAINQQGQNGIRAYGSMVTNLRAEGNQIAGANPATTISTPGAVVVPYAGGPVGYVAP, encoded by the coding sequence ATGCAACGCATTCCCACGCCCACGCGCCACCTCGCCCTGCCGGCACTCCTCGCGGCCGTCCTGGCCGGTTGCGGCGGCGGTGGTGGCGGCGACGCCGGCGTCGCCGGTGCGGCCGCCTCCGGGGCGACGCCCGACGCGCTCGCTCCCTCCGTGACATCGGCGGCTCCCTTGCCGTCCGCGCCGGCCCCGGCGACTGCTCCTGCGCCCGCACCGGCAGCCGCCGGCATCAGCCTCGCGGACTACGGTGGCGTGTGTGACGGCCGCACCGACAACAGCGCGGCGATCTCGCGCGGCATCGCCGACACCAAGGCCAAGGGCGTGGCGCTGCTGATCCCGTCGGGCCAGTGCAACTTCGGCACGGTCATCAAGCTGGACAGCGCCAGGATCGCCGGCAACGGCCCGAGCTCGGTGCTGTTCGCCACGAATTACCAGCAGGCATCGATCTTCATGTCCGGCACCGGCCCGAGCGTGACGAGCGTGAAGCTCACCGGCGCTGCCGCACCAGGGCGCCAGTCCGCGTGGGAGAGCACCAAGATCACCATCATGGGCGCTTCCGATTTCCTGATCGACAGCGTGACGATCGATGGCGCGCCCGCCGCCAGCATCCAGACAGCCAAGAACGCCACGCGCGGCACGATCTCCAACAACCACATCACCAATTCGCTGGCCGATTCGATCCACATGACCGATGGCGCCAACGCGATGACGGTGACGGGCAACGTCATCGAGAACAGCGGCGACGACGGCATCGCGGTGGTGAGCTACGGCTACGACGCGAACTACGTCAACAACGTCACCGCGCGGAACAACATCGTGCGTGGCAACCGCTGGGGCCGCAACATGAGCATCGTGGGCGGCAAGAACGTGGTGTACGAGAACAACCTGCTGGAGAACAACCCGCAGTACGCATGCATGTACGTCGCCCAGGAAGCGGGCTACGACAGCAAGGGCGTGGACACCGTCACCCTGCAGCGCAACACCATGAACAACTGCGGCAGCACCACCACCAGCCACGGTGGCGTGCTGGTCTACAGCGATGGCGGCGCGGCGGTCAACAACGTCGTGATCCTCGCCAACGCGATCAACCAGCAGGGCCAGAACGGCATCCGTGCCTACGGCTCCATGGTGACCAACCTGCGTGCCGAAGGAAACCAGATCGCCGGCGCCAATCCGGCGACGACCATCTCCACGCCGGGTGCCGTCGTCGTGCCGTACGCGGGCGGGCCGGTGGGCTACGTGGCCCCCTGA
- a CDS encoding organic hydroperoxide resistance protein → MNKLDKVLYTARAHTTGGREGQSRTDDGRLDVQLSSPGGAGTGTNPEQLFAAGYSACFIGAMKAVAAKQKITLPQDLSVDAEVDLGPVGQAYGIAVRMNIHLPGMDTASARQLVDTAHQVCPYSNATRGNIDVQLNVG, encoded by the coding sequence ATGAACAAGCTCGACAAAGTGCTCTACACCGCCCGCGCCCACACCACCGGCGGCCGCGAAGGCCAATCGCGCACCGACGACGGCCGGCTGGACGTGCAGCTCTCGTCGCCCGGCGGCGCCGGCACCGGCACCAACCCCGAGCAGCTGTTCGCCGCCGGCTACTCGGCGTGCTTCATCGGCGCGATGAAGGCGGTCGCCGCCAAGCAGAAGATCACGCTGCCGCAGGACCTGTCGGTCGATGCCGAAGTGGACCTCGGCCCGGTCGGCCAGGCCTACGGCATCGCGGTGCGCATGAACATCCACCTGCCCGGCATGGACACCGCCAGCGCCCGCCAGCTCGTCGACACGGCGCACCAGGTGTGCCCGTACTCGAACGCGACGCGCGGCAACATCGACGTGCAGTTGAACGTCGGCTGA
- a CDS encoding MarR family winged helix-turn-helix transcriptional regulator → MPRSPAIPPDQALRLEHQVCFALYSASLAMTKLYKPWLDGLGLTYPQYIAMLVLWEQDGLSVKELGERLFLDSGTLTPLLKRLEAAGLVTRLRATDDERRVLVRLTAAGRRLRSRAEAIPSCIVEAAQCPLPELVQLTRQIRSLRDRLAA, encoded by the coding sequence ATGCCGCGCAGCCCCGCGATCCCCCCCGACCAGGCCCTGCGCCTGGAGCACCAGGTCTGCTTCGCCTTGTACTCCGCCTCCCTCGCGATGACCAAGCTCTACAAGCCCTGGCTCGACGGGCTGGGGCTGACCTATCCGCAGTACATCGCCATGCTCGTGCTGTGGGAGCAGGACGGCCTGTCGGTGAAGGAACTGGGCGAGCGCCTGTTCCTCGACTCGGGCACGCTCACGCCCCTTCTGAAGCGCCTCGAAGCCGCGGGCCTCGTCACGCGGCTGCGCGCCACCGACGACGAACGCCGGGTGCTCGTGCGCCTGACCGCCGCCGGCCGCCGCCTGCGTTCGCGCGCCGAAGCCATCCCGAGTTGCATCGTCGAGGCCGCGCAATGCCCGCTGCCCGAGCTGGTGCAGCTCACCCGGCAGATCCGGTCGCTGCGCGACCGGCTCGCCGCCTGA
- a CDS encoding right-handed parallel beta-helix repeat-containing protein, with protein sequence MATIAVGGQASDGPEAPWPVAQAVRLVEEGAACDGVTDDGPALARALARAKELRVPVLVPERRCAYADVIRVDGTTLAGSGPASVLHALDWRRSAIFMSGHAPRVSNLRLAGAAAPSRQSAWEMTRITLFGANDFVIDHVTIEGAAAAGIQTARGTRRGRITGNVVRNTLSDGIHLTAGASEILVEDNLVEFSGDDGIAVVSYRADPVPVSHITARGNVVRHNRWGRNMSVVGGEHVLYEDNLLQDNEAGRACLYIAQEGGDLPTRAARDVQARRNTLDNCGGLLSGHGAIMVFSDGQEPNRAITLRDNDVRGPRLAGIRVRGPAVDLVLEANRVSGGWRAVDVRDPAVRVVPYAGGPVGRSPRP encoded by the coding sequence ATGGCCACGATCGCCGTCGGCGGCCAGGCCTCGGATGGACCCGAGGCGCCGTGGCCTGTCGCGCAGGCCGTGCGGCTGGTCGAGGAGGGCGCCGCCTGCGATGGCGTGACCGACGACGGCCCGGCGCTGGCGCGCGCGCTCGCACGCGCCAAGGAGCTGCGCGTGCCGGTGCTCGTTCCCGAACGCCGTTGCGCTTACGCGGACGTGATCCGCGTCGACGGCACGACCCTGGCGGGCTCGGGGCCGGCCTCCGTCCTGCACGCGCTGGACTGGCGCCGCTCGGCGATCTTCATGTCGGGCCACGCGCCGCGCGTGTCGAACCTGCGGCTCGCGGGAGCCGCTGCGCCGTCGCGCCAGTCCGCGTGGGAGATGACGCGGATCACCTTGTTCGGCGCGAACGACTTCGTGATCGACCACGTGACCATCGAAGGCGCCGCCGCGGCCGGCATCCAGACCGCGCGCGGCACCAGGCGCGGACGGATCACCGGCAACGTGGTGCGCAACACGCTCTCCGACGGCATCCACCTGACGGCCGGCGCGAGCGAGATCCTCGTGGAGGACAACCTCGTCGAGTTCTCCGGCGACGACGGCATCGCGGTGGTCAGCTACCGCGCGGATCCGGTCCCCGTGAGCCACATCACGGCCCGCGGGAACGTCGTGCGGCACAACCGCTGGGGCCGCAACATGAGCGTGGTCGGCGGCGAGCACGTGCTGTACGAGGACAACCTGCTGCAGGACAACGAGGCCGGCCGCGCCTGCCTGTACATCGCGCAGGAGGGCGGCGACCTGCCCACGCGGGCCGCGCGCGACGTGCAAGCGCGGCGCAACACGCTGGACAACTGCGGCGGCCTGCTCAGCGGTCACGGGGCCATCATGGTCTTCAGCGACGGGCAGGAGCCCAACCGCGCCATCACCCTGCGCGACAACGACGTCCGCGGCCCGCGCCTCGCGGGCATCCGCGTGCGGGGCCCGGCCGTCGACCTGGTGCTGGAGGCCAACCGCGTCAGCGGCGGGTGGCGGGCGGTCGACGTCCGGGACCCCGCGGTACGGGTCGTTCCGTACGCCGGTGGGCCGGTCGGGCGCAGCCCCCGGCCCTGA
- a CDS encoding hemerythrin domain-containing protein, producing MKIDTQEYQSVAAAAQPRFDLYASIHKALRAFMTDTLLALGRVDTGDDEALQRACGQVAGLMDFCRSHLGHENAFVHPALEARATGASAAIAHDHEHHGAEIDRVQQAARALPTLPAEQRPHAAHALYRALAVFVGENFRHMDVEETAHNAVLWARYTDAELVALHDALVASIPPQEMMVVARWMLPALRPAERLAVMADMQAKAPPPAFAAVIDLVRPHLSAGEWAQLARGLGIDAVPGLVVG from the coding sequence ATGAAGATCGATACCCAGGAATACCAAAGCGTCGCCGCGGCCGCGCAGCCGCGCTTCGACCTCTACGCCAGCATCCACAAGGCCCTGCGGGCCTTCATGACCGACACGCTGCTCGCGCTGGGCCGCGTGGACACGGGCGATGACGAAGCCCTGCAGCGCGCCTGCGGCCAGGTCGCCGGGCTGATGGACTTCTGCCGCTCGCACCTCGGCCACGAGAACGCCTTCGTCCATCCCGCGCTCGAGGCGCGCGCCACCGGCGCGAGCGCCGCCATCGCGCACGACCACGAGCACCACGGGGCGGAGATCGACCGCGTGCAGCAGGCCGCTCGCGCGCTGCCCACGCTGCCGGCCGAGCAACGCCCGCATGCCGCGCACGCGCTCTACCGCGCGCTGGCCGTCTTCGTGGGCGAGAACTTCCGCCACATGGACGTCGAGGAGACCGCGCACAACGCGGTGCTCTGGGCGCGCTACACCGACGCCGAGTTGGTCGCGTTGCACGACGCGCTGGTCGCGAGCATCCCGCCGCAGGAGATGATGGTCGTGGCGCGCTGGATGTTGCCGGCGCTGCGTCCGGCGGAACGTCTCGCCGTGATGGCGGACATGCAGGCCAAGGCACCGCCGCCGGCGTTCGCTGCCGTCATCGACCTGGTGCGCCCGCACCTGTCGGCGGGCGAGTGGGCGCAACTGGCGCGCGGGCTGGGCATCGACGCCGTGCCCGGCCTCGTCGTCGGCTAA
- a CDS encoding DUF2855 family protein, giving the protein MPTTLLIRKDRLADTRLREAPDTPLAEGQVRVAPETLALTANNVTYAAFGEQMDYWRFYPSGEDGWGIVPAWGFGRVVQSLHPGVAVGERLYGYWPLASTAVLQPDRLSAAGFREGSPHRAQLHGVYNQYQRCCSDPFYAADSEREQAVLRPLFATSWLIEDFLADNGFFGAKRILLSSASSKTAYGTAFFLARRSGLDVVGLTSPRNVAFCEGLGCYSRVLTYDALDTLPAGEPSVYVDFSGDAPFRRRLHERFQESLKHSAAVGATHVGHLGGAKGLAGPPATLFFAPAQSAKRAEDWGGAGFQLRLVAGWQDFLGHVRAKQWLTLRTHAGPQAAATQWQAMVAGQVDPREGHLLAWR; this is encoded by the coding sequence ATGCCGACCACGCTGCTCATTCGCAAGGACCGCCTCGCCGACACCCGCCTGCGCGAGGCGCCGGACACGCCGTTGGCCGAAGGCCAGGTGCGCGTCGCGCCCGAGACGCTGGCCCTGACGGCGAACAACGTCACCTACGCGGCCTTCGGTGAGCAGATGGACTACTGGCGTTTCTATCCGTCGGGCGAGGACGGCTGGGGCATCGTGCCGGCGTGGGGTTTCGGCCGCGTGGTGCAGTCGCTGCATCCGGGCGTGGCGGTGGGCGAGCGGCTCTATGGCTACTGGCCGCTCGCGAGCACCGCCGTACTGCAGCCCGATCGCCTGTCGGCCGCAGGCTTTCGCGAGGGGTCGCCGCACCGCGCGCAACTGCACGGTGTCTACAACCAGTACCAGCGCTGCTGCTCCGACCCGTTCTACGCTGCCGACAGCGAGCGCGAGCAGGCGGTGCTGCGGCCGCTGTTCGCCACGTCCTGGCTGATCGAGGACTTCCTGGCGGACAACGGCTTCTTCGGCGCCAAGCGCATCCTGCTGTCCAGCGCGTCGAGCAAGACGGCCTACGGCACGGCCTTCTTCCTCGCCCGCCGTTCCGGCCTCGACGTGGTCGGGCTGACGTCGCCGCGCAATGTCGCGTTCTGCGAGGGCCTGGGCTGCTACTCGCGTGTCCTCACCTACGACGCACTGGACACCCTCCCGGCCGGCGAGCCCAGCGTGTACGTCGACTTCTCCGGCGATGCGCCGTTCCGCCGCCGCCTGCACGAGCGCTTCCAGGAGTCGCTGAAGCACAGCGCGGCCGTGGGCGCCACGCACGTCGGGCATCTCGGCGGGGCCAAGGGCCTGGCCGGACCGCCCGCGACCCTGTTCTTCGCACCTGCGCAAAGCGCCAAGCGCGCCGAGGACTGGGGCGGCGCCGGGTTCCAGTTGCGTCTCGTCGCGGGCTGGCAGGACTTCCTCGGCCATGTGCGCGCGAAGCAGTGGCTCACGCTGCGCACGCACGCCGGCCCGCAGGCCGCCGCGACGCAGTGGCAGGCGATGGTCGCCGGCCAGGTCGACCCGCGCGAAGGCCACCTGCTCGCCTGGCGCTAG
- a CDS encoding glycosyltransferase family 4 protein has product MKVAIVHEWFDTYAGSERVVEQMLQLFPQADVFGVVDVLPDRQRAFLGGRPVHTTFIQHLPFARRRFRHYLALMPLAVEQLDLSGYDLVLSSSHAVAKGVLTGPNQLHVSYVHSPMRYATDLQHQYLREAGLAHGPAGLLARVMLHYLRMWDFRTGPGVDVFIANSAFVAHRVRKTYGRESTVVYPPVDVDAFALRADKDDYYFAAARMVPYKKMPLLVEAFTHMPARRLVVAGEGPDLQRCRKLAAGHPNIELVGHLPFDRLREHMQRARAFVFAAEEDFGITLVEAQACGTPVIAFGRGGARETVRTLGGSGTPTGVLFDAQTPASVVAAVGRFEAAGHQIQALHCRANAERFSVGAFRSAFRRVVDEALARHEQPVRAAAAPSPEGAAASTGAAFPVNLQPFRLAAGRPRPARAVLRRGAPHDSLG; this is encoded by the coding sequence GTGAAGGTCGCCATCGTCCACGAGTGGTTCGACACCTACGCGGGGTCGGAGCGTGTCGTCGAGCAGATGCTGCAGCTGTTCCCGCAGGCGGATGTGTTCGGCGTCGTCGACGTGCTGCCGGACCGGCAGCGTGCCTTCCTCGGCGGCCGGCCCGTGCACACGACCTTCATCCAGCACCTTCCGTTCGCACGCCGGCGGTTCCGCCATTACCTGGCCTTGATGCCCCTGGCGGTCGAGCAGCTGGACCTGAGCGGCTACGACCTGGTGCTCTCCAGCAGCCACGCGGTCGCCAAGGGCGTGCTCACCGGGCCCAACCAGCTCCACGTCAGCTACGTGCACAGCCCGATGCGCTATGCCACGGACCTGCAGCACCAGTACCTGCGCGAAGCCGGGCTCGCGCATGGCCCCGCCGGCCTGCTCGCGCGGGTCATGCTGCACTACCTGCGGATGTGGGACTTCCGCACCGGTCCGGGCGTGGACGTCTTCATCGCCAACTCGGCCTTCGTGGCGCACCGCGTGCGCAAGACCTACGGGCGCGAGAGCACCGTCGTGTACCCGCCGGTCGACGTGGATGCGTTCGCGCTGCGCGCGGACAAGGACGACTACTACTTCGCGGCGGCCCGCATGGTGCCGTACAAGAAGATGCCGCTGCTGGTCGAAGCCTTCACGCACATGCCGGCGCGCCGCCTCGTCGTGGCCGGCGAGGGGCCGGACCTGCAGCGCTGCCGCAAGCTGGCGGCCGGGCATCCCAACATCGAGCTGGTCGGGCACCTGCCGTTTGACCGCTTGCGTGAGCACATGCAGCGGGCGCGGGCCTTCGTCTTCGCCGCGGAAGAGGACTTCGGCATCACGCTGGTCGAGGCGCAGGCCTGCGGCACGCCGGTGATCGCGTTCGGGCGCGGCGGCGCGCGCGAGACCGTGCGGACTCTCGGCGGCAGCGGCACCCCGACCGGCGTGCTCTTCGACGCGCAGACGCCGGCTTCGGTGGTGGCGGCCGTCGGCCGCTTCGAAGCCGCGGGCCACCAGATCCAGGCCCTGCATTGCCGCGCGAACGCCGAGCGGTTTTCGGTGGGCGCGTTCCGCAGTGCCTTCCGCCGCGTGGTGGACGAGGCCCTTGCCCGGCATGAGCAACCGGTGCGCGCGGCCGCTGCCCCGTCGCCCGAAGGCGCGGCGGCTTCCACAGGCGCGGCTTTCCCGGTGAACCTCCAGCCGTTCCGGCTCGCAGCGGGCCGACCGCGGCCCGCGCGGGCGGTGTTGCGCCGCGGAGCACCCCATGACTCCCTCGGATGA
- a CDS encoding serine/threonine protein kinase produces the protein MASTHPYDELTPDTVLDALATVGLHGDGRLFALSSYENRVYQVQLEDAVQGHAEVVVKFYRPQRWSDDAIREEHAFAAELVEGEVPVVAPLELEGATLHHHAGFAFSVSPRRGGRLPELDDLDVLEWIGRFLARIHTVGARAPFRHRPQLDLRSFGTDSREWLLAHEAIPLDVQAEWTRVCDAALDKASTLLGGVDGTYAGQFRLLRVHGDCHPGNILWTPDAGPHFVDLDDARTAPAVQDLWMLLSGERAQRQRQLGALLDGYEQVRDFDRAELVLLEPLRTLRLVHYSAWLARRWDDPAFPAAFPWFGSSDYWKGQIQILEDQLEAMDEPPLVA, from the coding sequence ATGGCCTCCACGCATCCATACGACGAACTGACCCCGGACACCGTGCTCGACGCGCTGGCCACCGTCGGCCTGCATGGCGACGGCCGCCTGTTCGCGCTGAGCTCCTACGAGAACCGCGTGTACCAGGTGCAGCTCGAGGATGCGGTGCAGGGCCACGCCGAGGTGGTGGTGAAGTTCTACCGCCCGCAGCGCTGGAGCGACGACGCGATCCGCGAAGAGCACGCGTTCGCGGCGGAGCTCGTCGAAGGCGAAGTGCCGGTGGTCGCGCCGCTGGAGCTCGAAGGCGCGACGCTGCACCACCACGCCGGCTTCGCGTTCAGCGTGAGCCCGCGGCGCGGCGGCCGCCTGCCGGAGCTCGACGACCTCGACGTGCTGGAATGGATCGGGCGCTTCCTCGCGCGCATCCACACCGTCGGCGCGCGCGCGCCATTTCGCCACCGCCCGCAACTGGACCTGCGCAGCTTCGGCACCGACTCGCGCGAGTGGCTGCTGGCGCACGAGGCGATCCCGCTGGACGTGCAGGCGGAATGGACTCGGGTGTGCGACGCCGCGCTGGACAAGGCCTCGACACTGCTCGGTGGCGTGGACGGAACGTACGCCGGCCAATTCCGGTTGCTGCGCGTCCATGGCGACTGCCATCCCGGCAACATCCTGTGGACGCCCGATGCCGGGCCGCACTTCGTCGACCTGGACGATGCGCGCACGGCGCCCGCGGTGCAGGACCTCTGGATGCTGCTGTCCGGCGAACGCGCGCAGCGGCAGCGCCAGCTGGGCGCGCTGCTGGACGGCTACGAGCAGGTGCGCGACTTCGACCGCGCCGAACTCGTGCTGCTCGAGCCCTTGCGCACGCTGCGGCTGGTGCACTACAGCGCGTGGCTCGCGCGTCGCTGGGACGACCCCGCGTTCCCCGCCGCCTTTCCGTGGTTCGGCTCCAGCGACTACTGGAAGGGCCAGATCCAGATCCTGGAGGACCAGCTGGAAGCGATGGACGAGCCGCCGCTGGTGGCCTAG
- a CDS encoding right-handed parallel beta-helix repeat-containing protein, giving the protein MAAVLAGCGGGGGSDAAVDVASADQAALEAELLAANPNAPGQQKKNKPEAPAPAPAPAPAPAPAPAPAPAPAPAPAPAPAPAPAPAPAPAPAPAPAPAPAPAPAPAPAGISLTNYGGVCDGRTDNSAAISRGIADTKAKGVALLIPSGQCNFGTVIKLDSAKIAGNGPTSVLYATNYQQASIFMYGTRPSVTNVKLTGASAPGRQSAWESTKITIMGASDFVIDSVTIDKAPAASIQTAKNATRGTISNNHITNSLADSIHMTDGASYMTVTGNVIENSGDDGIAVVSYGYDVNYVNNITARNNIVRGNRWGRNMSIVGGKTVVYENNLLENNPQYACMYVAQEAGYNSKGVDTATLQRNTMNNCGSTTTGHGGVLVYSDGGAAVNNVRVLNNAINQNGQNGIRAYGSMVTGLRVENNKIAGANPATTISTPGAVVTAYTSGTVGYVAP; this is encoded by the coding sequence ATGGCCGCCGTCCTGGCCGGCTGCGGTGGCGGTGGTGGCAGTGACGCCGCCGTCGACGTGGCCAGCGCCGACCAGGCCGCGCTCGAAGCCGAGCTGCTGGCGGCCAATCCCAACGCTCCTGGCCAGCAGAAGAAGAACAAGCCGGAAGCGCCGGCTCCGGCGCCTGCGCCCGCCCCGGCACCGGCACCGGCTCCGGCTCCCGCGCCTGCACCTGCTCCCGCACCGGCTCCGGCACCTGCCCCCGCACCGGCACCTGCGCCTGCTCCCGCACCGGCACCGGCACCGGCACCTGCTCCCGCACCGGCCCCGGCACCGGCTCCCGCGGGCATCAGCCTGACCAACTACGGTGGCGTCTGCGACGGCCGCACCGACAACAGCGCGGCGATCTCGCGCGGTATCGCCGACACCAAGGCCAAGGGCGTGGCGCTGCTGATCCCGTCGGGCCAGTGCAACTTCGGCACGGTCATCAAGCTGGACAGCGCCAAGATCGCCGGCAACGGCCCGACCTCGGTGCTGTACGCCACCAACTACCAGCAAGCGTCGATCTTCATGTACGGCACCCGCCCGAGCGTGACGAACGTGAAGCTGACCGGCGCGTCGGCACCGGGCCGCCAGTCCGCCTGGGAGAGCACCAAGATCACGATCATGGGTGCGTCCGATTTCGTCATCGACAGCGTCACGATCGACAAGGCGCCGGCCGCCAGCATCCAGACGGCCAAGAACGCCACGCGCGGCACGATCTCGAACAACCACATCACCAACTCGCTGGCCGACTCGATCCACATGACCGACGGCGCCAGCTACATGACGGTGACGGGCAACGTGATCGAGAACAGCGGCGACGACGGCATCGCGGTGGTGAGCTACGGCTACGACGTGAACTACGTCAACAACATCACGGCGCGCAACAACATCGTGCGTGGCAACCGCTGGGGCCGCAACATGAGCATCGTGGGCGGCAAGACCGTGGTGTACGAGAACAACCTGCTGGAGAACAACCCGCAGTACGCGTGCATGTACGTGGCGCAGGAAGCGGGCTACAACAGCAAGGGCGTGGACACCGCGACCCTGCAGCGCAACACCATGAACAACTGCGGCAGCACCACCACCGGCCACGGCGGCGTGCTGGTCTACAGCGATGGCGGCGCCGCGGTCAACAACGTCCGTGTGCTGAACAACGCGATCAACCAGAACGGCCAGAACGGCATCCGTGCCTACGGCTCCATGGTGACCGGCCTGCGTGTGGAGAACAACAAGATCGCCGGCGCCAACCCCGCCACGACGATCTCCACGCCTGGCGCCGTCGTGACCGCGTACACCAGCGGCACGGTGGGCTACGTGGCCCCCTGA
- a CDS encoding FAD-dependent oxidoreductase — translation MTPSDEPSAPAGDAHVADVAIAGGGLAGSAIAAVLARKGFEVVLIDPHAVYPPDLRCEKLDASQVATLERTGLAGMVLPAASRYASIWVPRFGRFIEKHAETQYGIPYDTLVNRVRATIPAGVRRVAGKVTAIANGEQQQALLLSTGETVRARLAVIANGLNSGLRNGLGIVRKDVSRCHSVTIAFDVRPQHGGTFGFPALTYYGERPGDRCAYFTLFPVPGAMRANLFAYREAADPWLRDVREQPEATLHRTLPGLRRVIGPIEVVGPVKVRPADLYESHGCLLPGVVLVGDAFATSCPAAGTGTNKVFTDVDILCNVHVPEWMRTPGMGVDKLASFYRDPVKAACDQFSMRKAFSLRSDSIDVGLAPGMRRWSRITKGAARAVRSAVRRPQRQAA, via the coding sequence ATGACTCCCTCGGATGAGCCATCCGCGCCGGCTGGGGACGCGCACGTCGCGGACGTCGCCATCGCCGGTGGAGGCCTGGCCGGCTCCGCCATCGCGGCGGTGCTGGCGCGCAAGGGGTTCGAGGTCGTGCTCATCGACCCGCACGCCGTGTACCCGCCCGACCTGCGCTGCGAGAAGCTGGATGCCTCGCAGGTCGCGACCCTGGAGCGCACCGGGCTGGCCGGGATGGTGCTGCCCGCCGCGTCGCGCTACGCCAGCATCTGGGTCCCGCGTTTCGGCCGCTTCATCGAGAAGCACGCGGAAACGCAGTACGGCATTCCCTACGACACGCTGGTGAACCGGGTCCGCGCCACGATCCCGGCAGGGGTGCGACGGGTGGCGGGCAAGGTCACGGCGATCGCCAACGGCGAGCAGCAGCAGGCCCTGCTGCTGTCCACCGGCGAGACCGTGCGGGCGCGCCTCGCCGTCATCGCGAACGGGCTCAACAGCGGCCTGCGCAACGGGCTGGGCATCGTGCGCAAGGACGTGAGCCGCTGCCATTCCGTCACCATCGCCTTCGACGTCCGCCCGCAGCACGGAGGCACGTTCGGCTTCCCGGCGCTGACGTACTACGGCGAGCGGCCCGGCGACCGCTGCGCCTACTTCACGCTGTTCCCGGTCCCGGGCGCGATGCGGGCGAACCTGTTCGCCTATCGCGAAGCGGCCGATCCCTGGCTCCGCGACGTGCGCGAACAACCTGAGGCGACGTTGCACAGGACCCTGCCAGGGCTGCGGCGCGTCATCGGTCCCATCGAGGTGGTGGGGCCGGTGAAGGTGCGTCCCGCGGACCTGTACGAGTCGCACGGGTGCCTGCTGCCCGGCGTCGTGCTGGTCGGCGATGCGTTCGCCACCTCGTGCCCGGCCGCCGGCACGGGCACCAACAAGGTCTTCACCGACGTCGACATCCTGTGCAACGTCCACGTTCCCGAGTGGATGCGCACGCCGGGGATGGGCGTGGACAAGCTCGCGTCGTTCTACCGCGATCCGGTGAAGGCCGCGTGCGACCAGTTCTCGATGCGCAAGGCCTTCAGCCTGCGCTCGGACTCGATCGACGTCGGGCTGGCACCGGGCATGCGCCGATGGAGTCGCATCACGAAGGGGGCCGCCCGCGCCGTGCGCAGTGCGGTGCGCAGGCCGCAGCGGCAAGCTGCATGA